The DNA window AATGTTATTGAGCTTGATGATAATTACCAGTACGCCTTGGTCGTGGGAAACAACCTGAAATACATCTGGATCCTGTCCCGTACAACCACGATTCCTGAAAATGTGCGTCAGAAATTACTGGAAAAGGCAAAAAGCATCGGATACAATACGGATGAACTGATCTGGGTAAAACATAATCAGTAATACCAAGGTGATTTATAGTAATAACCCTTTCGGAATTCATTTTTGAAAGGGTTTCTTATACGATAATATGTAGATTATCCTATCATTAATCCGTTGCAAATTTCCTCTGCAACATTTTGCAGATAGAGACTTTTTCACGTCATTTGTATAAGGAATTTTTCAAGAATGTTGATATGGAAAAAGCGGTTCTGATTACTATCGGGGATGAAATCCTTTCCGGAAATACGGTAGATACCAATTCTAATTTTATAGCTGCGGAGCTTAAATCCATCGGGATTAAGGTCATACAGATCCTTACGATCTCGGATGAGATTGAAACCATAAAAGAAACCCTGAAATCAGCCTTTGAAACAGGAGACCTGGTTATAACTACCGGCGGATTGGGACCTACAAGGGATGACAAGACGAAAAAGGCCTTAGCCGAATTCTTCGATGATGAAATCGCGCTGGATGAGCCGACTTTTGAACATCTCAGGAAATACATGGAGAAACGCGGCCGTATAGAGATTCTGGAAAGAAACAGGGAGCAGGCTTTTGTCCCTAAAAAATCCACTGTTTTCCAGAACCATTACGGGACGGCTCCCTGCATGATGATGGAACAGCAGGGCAAACTCTCTTTCAGCCTTCCCGGTGTTCCGTACGAAGTAAAGCCGCTGATCAGGGATCAGATTGTTCCGTATCTTAAAGAAAGGTTCAGCCTCAACCATATTGTTTCCAGGATTGTTTCTGTAGTCGGCATTCCGGAGAGTATCCTTGCAGACACTATAGAAGGCTGGGAACTGGCGCTGCCGGCACATATTACCTTATCTTATCTTCCTGTCGGGACCCGTGTAAAGCTCAGGCTCACGGCAACAGGAGCTGTAGAAGAACTTCTCGGCATGCAGCTGGAACAGGAAATCCAGAAATTGTTCCCCATCATCGGTGATCACATTATTGCCACTTCCGAAGATAAAATAGAGAAAATACTGGCCGAACTGCTGGATGAAAAAAGCATGACCATTTCCACGGCAGAAAGCTGCACTGGTGGAGAGCTGGCTAAAATGGTAACCTCCAATTCCGGAAGTTCCAGGTATTATATAGGAGGAGTCGTTTCCTATGCCACTGAAAAGAAAACCGAAATCCTTAAAGTATCTCAGAAAACCATTGATGAATATACTGTGGTGAGTGCCGAGGTTGCCCGGGAAATGGCGGCGGGATGCCAGGATTTATTCGGAACCGACATTGCCCTTTCCACCACAGGGGTTGCCGGTCCAGGAAAAGGTGAGGATGGCAAAGAAGTGGGTACGGTATTTTATACCATCAGGGTCAGGGAACGGGAGGAAACATTCCAGCTTTTCCTGCCTCATCTGGACCGGTTAGACTTTATGCATTTTGTTTCGCAAAAAATTCTCCAGGACCTTGTTTCCATGCTGATAAGTGCCTAAAGGCCACTGTTTTTTAATTTTATTTTAATAGGTTTTACGGGGTGTTTTCATGCTTTTTGACGTTGCTTTGCATAAAGAAATCAGAAGGTGGAACACTCTAAACAAATTTTTCAGACCGAGAATAAAAAACGCTGGAGAAATGTAAAGTGGGGATCAAGAATTTTTATTTTCCTCGCGGTACTGCTCTTTATTGCGCTGGGTCTGATGATGAAACTGGACAGAAGTCCGAAAATCCCTTTTAAAGAAGATTACAAAGCGGTTATTACGGCCAGCCGGCCCTATCTTCAGGAGAATAAAATATCCAAAGAGTATAAAGGCTTCAGGAGCTTCATCTCCGAGAAAAATATCCATACCAATCTTGCCAAGATAGAAAAGGCAAAAGAAGAACGTTTCAAAAACCAGAACCGAAACTGGGCACAGTTCCCGGGAGGGATCCGTTCTGCATTTTATGTCGCCTGGGACCCGCAGTCCCTTATGTCGCTGAAAAGGAATATCCGGCATACCAACCTGGTATTTCCGGAATGGTTTTTCCTGGATCCCGAATCCGGTGCGCTGAAAACGAATTTGGACCCGGAAGGGTATAAGATCATCAAAAGGACCGGTGTGGCGGCCATGCCGATGCTCAGCAACAATTCAAACCAGGAATTCCGGGCTGAAGGTTTGGCGAAAGTACTGAAAGACCCTCTGAAAAGGACACAGCTGATCCGCCAGGTAACCACTCAGTGCCTTAAATTTCATTTCAAAGGAATTAATGTGGACTTTGAAAGTATCGGGCTGGACTCCGATGAATACCTTATTGCTTTCCTGAAAGAGCTTTCGGGAACGTTCAGAAAGAACGGGCTGATGGTAACGATGGATATCATGACGGATAACGATGATTATAATATCCGTAAGCTGGACCCCTACGTAGATTATTTTGTGCTTATGGCATATGATGAATATTCTGCAGATAGTGATGCAGGACCTGTATCCTCCCAGAAATGGATTGAAGCGCAGACCGGCAAAATTCTGGAAAAAACAACACCCGGTAAAATTATTCTGGGATTGGGAGCATACGGTTATGACTGGAGTACCAATAAGGATGACAATACTTCGGTGACGTATATGCAGGCCATTACAAAAGCCAGTGCCAGTAAAGCAGATATCAACTTCGATGATAATACCTTCAACCTGAATTATTCCTATACCGATGCCAAAAACAATACGCATACCGTATTCTTCAATGATGCAGCGTCTATCTTCAATACCATGCGTTTCTCCTCGGAATACCCTCTTGCAGGAACTGCATTATGGAGACTGGGAAGTGAAGACAGCAGGGTATGGAATTTTTATGATAAAGACCTGAGCTCTGCAGGAATGTCCAAAATCAACTTCAAAGATCTTGAAAATGTAAAAGGCCAGACAATGGTCGACTATATCGGGGACGGAGAAGTGCTGGATGTCCTCAATACGCCGCACGACGGAAAAATAGCCCTTGAAACGGATCCGAAAGAAAAAATTATCACCGATGAAACCTATAAGACCTATCCCAGCTCTTATGAAGTGAAAAAATACGGCGAGGCGCCCCAGAAAGATCTGGTGCTGACTTTTGATGATGGTCCGGATGAAACCTATACTCCGCAGATCCTGGATGTTTTATCGAAATACCACGTTCCGGCAGCCTTTTTCCTGGTAGGGCTGAACGCGGAAAAAAACCTTCCGCTGGTAAAAAGGATTTACAGGGAAGGGCATGAAATCGGGAACCACACCTTTACCCATGAAAACGTAGCCCGGGTAAGTCCGGAAAGGGCTTTGCTGGAACTTAAACTGACACGGCTGCTGATTGAGTGCATTACCGGCCACAGTACCATACTGTTCCGGGCACCGTACAATGCCGATTCAGAACCAACGACCCCTGAAGAAATCATACCAGTAGCACTGGCCAGGAAACAGAACTATCTTGATATCGGGGAAAATATTGACCCTGAAGACTGGCAGCCGGGCATCAAAGCGGATGAAATCGTGAAAAGGGTGATGGAAGGCCTTCATCAGAGGAAAGGAAATATCATCCTGTTGCATGATGCCGGCGGCGATACCCGGGAAGAAACCGTAAAGGCACTTAAAGTCCTGATTCCTGCATTGCAGAAACAGGGCTACCACTTTACCAACCTCGCCAGCATCCTCTACAAAAGCAAAAACGAGCTTATGCCCGAAGTGCCTAAAACCAGGGCATACTATGTTATGCAGCTGAATCTGGTCCTGGCCACCGTGATTTATGGCATCAGCCATTTCCTGGTCGCCCTTTTTACCGTGTTTATAGGTTTAGGGATCATCAGGCTGTTGCTCATGGCCTATTGGGCGGTACAGGAAAAAAGAAAAGAAAAGGAGAAAGGCCGGTTTCCGGTTCTGGATTCTTACCCGAAGGTTTCCATCATGGTTCCTGCGTATAATGAAGAAGTTAACATCGTATCGTCACTGAGCAACCTTCTGAATCAGACCTACCCGAATTTTGATGTGATCATGATTGATGACGGAAGCAGGGATTCAACCTATCAGAAAGCGCAGGATGCATTTGCCGGCCATCCGAAACTTAAAATATTCACGAAACCGAACGGAGGAAAAGCTACGGCTTTAAATTACGGGATATCCCGCACTGACTCGGAATATGTGGTCTGCATTGATGCGGATACCAAACTCCAGCAGGATGCCGTAAAATTCCTGATGGCGAGATTCCTCAATGCGGCTCCGGAAGAAAAGATTGCCGCAGTAGCCGGAAACGTAAAAGTTGGAAATCCGGTCAACTGGCTGACCAGATGGCAGGCTATAGAATATACCACCAGCCAGAATTTCGACCGCCTTGCCTATTCATATATCAATGCAGTCACCGTAATTCCGGGAGCCATAGGAGCATTCAGGAAAGCAGTAGTCGATGAAGTGGGAGGGTATTCTTCGGATACCCTGGCGGAAGACTGTGATATTACCGTTAAGATGCTGAGAAAAGGATATCGTATTGCCAATGAGAACAGGGCTGTTGCCGTTACCGAAGCTCCGGAAACCGTAAAACAGTTTCTGAAGCAGCGCTTCAGATGGACCTATGGCATCATGCAGATGTTCTGGAAACAGAAACAGACCTTCCTGAACCCGGAATACAAAGGGCTGGGACTCTGGGCGATGCCGAACATCCTGCTGTTCCAGTATATCATCCCGTTCTTTTCACCGATGGCAGACCTGATTATGTTTTTCGGCCTGTTGTCGGGCAACGGCAATAAAATATTCGTGTATTACCTGCTGTTCCTCCTGGTGGATGCATCACTGGCTATTGTTGCCTTTATCATGCAGAAAGAAAAAATGTGGAACCTTATTTATATCGTGCCTCAGCGGTTCGGGTACCGCTGGCTGATGTATATCGTACTTTTCAGGAGCCTGAGGCGGGCGCTGAAAGGAGAGATGCAGGCATGGGGCTTCCTGAAAAGGACCGGGAATGTAAAAGAGATCGGCGCTTCCAGGTTATCATAAAAAAATATGGACAGCCCGGTAACAAATCCAGAGAAAAATATACTTATTATAGAAATTAGTGTTATCATAATGAAAAAACTGACATTTTCTTTATTTTTATTAGCAGGAGTATCTTCACTGAACATAGTGACGGCTCAGTCTAAAACCAATACAGCAGCAATGAACCTTACGGATAAAGGATTAGACCTTAGCATGATGGATAAATCGGTGCGTCCGCAGGATGACTTTTACAATTACGTAAACGGAAGCTGGATGAAAACCGCTAAAATCCCTTCAGATAAACCTACCTGGGGAAGTTTCAATAAACTGGCAGATGATACGGACAACAATTCGATGACCATCCTCAGCTCCCTTCTGAAAGATAAATTCACAGACGGGACGGAAGGCAAGAAAATCCAGGACCTGTATGCTACGTACATGAACATGCAGAAAAGAAACGCAGACGGGATTAAGCCGATCCAGGCCAACCTGAATAAGATCGATGCCATTAAAAACCTTCAGGACCTTCAGAACTACCTGATCTCTGTAACCAAAGACGGAGAAAACATTTTTTACGGATGGGGCGTAGGAGCAGACCTGAAAGATTCCAATATGAATGTGGTATATCTTGGTGATGCTTCTCTGGGATTAGGAAGAGACTACTACCAGAAAGTCAATGAAAAAAATACTGAGGCATTAGCAGAATACACCAAGTATGTAGCTTCTATGCTGAAAGAACTGGGATATAAAAATGCTGACGCAGCAGCCAAAGGCATTGTTGACTACGAAAAAAGCATCGCCCAGACCTACCTGACCAATGAGCAGAGCCGTGACAACACCCTTCAGTACAATCCTGAAACCATGGCGCAGCTTTCATCACTGGTTAAAAATGTAGACATTCCGGGATACCTTAAAAAAGTAGGGGTAAATACCGATAAAGTAATTATTGGCGAGCTGGGTTACTATAAAAATCTGGATAAGTTCATCAATGCACAGAACCTTCCTGTCATTAAAGATTACCTGAAATTCCACATGATCCACGGAAGCGCTTCTTACCTGAGCGAAAAGATCGGTGATATGAGGTTTGCTTTCTATGGCAAATATCTGAGAGGCCAGCAGGAGCAAAGGGCGCTCAACAAGAGAGGATATGAACTGATCAACGGAAGCCTGGGTGAAGCCTTCGGTAAGCTGTATGTTGAAAAATACTTCCCTGCAGAAGCCAAGGCTCAGATGGTTGAACTGATCGACTACCTGAAGAAAAGTTTCGCAGTACATATCAATAACCTGGCATGGATGTCTTCGGTAACGAAAGAAAAAGCGATGCAGAAGCTGAACAAGTTCACGGTAAAAGTAGCTTATCCGGACAAATGGAAAGATTACTCCAAGCTGAATATCATTCCGGAATCCAAAGGAGGAAGCTTATATGGCAACCTTCAGAATATTGCAGAATGGCAGTACAATAAAGACCTTGCAAAAATCGGGAAACCGGTAGATAAAACTGAGTGGGGAATGACGCCGCAGACGGTGAATGCCTATTACAATCCGGTCAACAACGAGATTGTATTCCCTGCAGCCATCCTTCAGCCGCCGTTCTTCAATCCTAAAGCAGATGCTGCCGTGAACTTCGGTGGAATCGGAGCGGTAATCGGTCACGAAATGAGCCACGGATTCGATGATTCAGGGGCGCAGTTTGATGCAGACGGGAACCTGGTAGACTGGTGGACACCTGAAGATAAAGCCAATTTTGAAAAGGCAACCAAAGCACTGGCTGCACAGTATGATAAATATGAGCCGGTAAAAGGAACTATGGTAAACGGAACTTTTACCAACGGGGAAAACATCGCAGATTTAGGTGGAGTGAACATTGCTTATGATGCTTTACAGATGTATCTTAAAGATCACGGAAATCCAGGCCCGATCAGCGGTTATACCCAGGATCAGAGATTCTTCCTGAGCTGGGCTACCGTATGGAGAACGTTATCCAGCGAAAAATATATGATCAATCAGGTGAAGACCGATCCGCACTCACCAGGGTATTTCAGGAGCTTCGGTCCGTTAACCAATGTTGACGCGTTCTACAAAGCTTTCGATGTTAAACCTGGAGACAAGCTTTACAAAGCGCCGCAGGACAGGATTAAAATCTGGTAACCATCATCAGTATAAATTAGCCGCTCAGCAATGGGCGGTTTTTTTATGTCCTTTTGTTTCAGAAGAAATATTCGGAATATATTTCTTAAAATAAAACACTATGTAAAATAAAATACACTTTATCTGAGAATTCATAACGGATTATTATTCAGCAAAATTTGTATATTTGATACGTTGTGTAAATAAAAATAATTTTTTTAATGAAAAAACTGAATATCGGAATACTTGCCCTTTGCGGTATTGTATTCTTAAACTCATGTGGCACGAAGGCAACTGCTGACAAATCTCAGCAGTCCGGAGCCATAGCAGTGGTTGCAGAACCGGTGAAGGAGGAAGCAAAAGAAGAGGGGATCAACTTATCCTATATGGATAAAAGCGTGCGTCCGCAGGATGATTTTTTTAATTATGTGAACGGGAATTGGGTGAAAACCACTCAGATTCCATCTGATAAAGCGAGTTGGGGCTCTTTCAATGCATTGAGGGAAAATGTGGATGATAACTCTCTGGATATCCTGAATAAAATCCTTTCTGAAAGCTATTCAGACGGATCTGAAGGAAAAAAAATCCAGAACCTGTATGCATCCTTCATGGATGTCGATAAGAGAAATGCAGAAGGCCTGGCTCCCATCAAAGGCGATCTTGCGAAAATCGATGCCATTAAAAACCTGAATGACCTTCAGAAATACCTTCTTGATGCCACAAAAGTAGGGGATAATTCATTCTACGGATGGAGAGTAGGCGCAGATATGAAGAATTCCAAAATGAATGCGGTATACCTGGGCGGTCCTGACCTTGGGCTCGGAAGGGATTATTACCAGAAAGTAAATGAAGCCAATACCAAAACGCTTGCGGAATACCAGAATTATGTAAGCAAGCTCTTCGGGGTCTTGGGCTACAAGAACTCACCTCAGGCTGCACAGAATGTGGTTGATTTTGAAAAGCAGCTGGCCAACTACCTTTTAACGCTTGAGCAGAACAGGGATGCCAATCTGAGGTACAATCCTAAAAACGTGTCTGAGCTCTCAGGGCTGGTTAAAAACATCAATCTGGCCAAATACCTTAAAGATGCAGGCGTAAATACCGATAGGGTCATTGTCGGGGAACTGAAATACTACCAGAATATGGACCAGTTCCTGAGCCAGAAGAACCTTCCGCTGGTAAAGGATTACCTGAAATACCACCTGATCAACGGCAATGCAAGCAACCTTGATAACAATCTGGAGCAGATCAGGTTTGATTTCTATTCCAAATACCTTCAGGGACAGAAAGAACAGAGGCCGATGAACAAAAGAGGTTTATCACTTGTTAACGGCGTATTGGGGGAAGCTTTCGGGAAGCTGTACGTGGAAAAGTACTTCACTCCTGAAGCGAAGGCACAGATGGAAACGTATATCGATTACATCCTGAAATCTTTCAAACAGCACATCAACGATATGGACTGGATGTCGCCTGAAACCAAAGTCAAGGCTCAGGAAAAGTTATCCAAATTCACTGTGAAAATCGCTTATCCGGACAAATGGAAAGACTATTCCGAGCTAAAAGTGGATGCCCCTAAACAGGGTGCAACGCTTTATTCCAACCTGCAGAATGTAGCAGCATGGCAATACCAGAGAAGCCTGGATAAAGTAGGGAAGCCGGTGGATAAAACCGAGTGGGGAATGACTCCTCAGACCGTGAATGCGTACTACAGCGGATCCAATAATGAGATTGTATTCCCTGCCGCCATTCTTCAGCCGCCGTTCTATAACCCTAAAGCCGATGCTGCCGTGAATTTCGGAGGAATCGGTGCTGTAATCGGGCATGAAATTTCCCATGGGTTTGACGACAGCGGTTCCAGGTTTGACGGGGACGGAAACCTCAATAACTGGTGGACCGATGCAGACCGTAAGAACTTTGATGCCAAAGTAGGCCAGCTGGCTGCCCAGTACAGCCAGTACGAGCCGGTAAAAGGAAGCTTTGTTAACGGTAAATTTACCAGCGGGGAAAATATCGGTGACCTGGGAGGTGTGGCTGTAGCGTATGATGCGTTGCAGATGTACCTGAAAGACCACGGAAATCCCGGCCTGATCAGCGGATTCAATCAGGACCAGCGGTTTTTCATGAGCTGGGCAACTGTGTGGAGAACCAAGTCCACAGACCAGTATATGGTGAACCAGGTAAAGACGGACCCGCATTCTCCTGGTGTTTTCAGGGCTTACGGACCATTGGTGAACCAGGATTCGTTCATTAAGGCATTCGACATCAAGCCGGGAGACAAAATGTACAAAGCTCCTGAGGAAAGAATAAAAATCTGGTAGGAAACTGCCCGGAAGAATTAACACAGAAACGCATCACACTGATGCGTTTTTTTTATTAATTTTTCATAGTTTAGTGATCCTGTAAAGACCTAGGAAGGTTAACAGGCATTAATTATCAGTCATATTCAATAAAAACCTTTCACAAAATTTTGTATGTTACAGTTTTTTTTTAAATTTAAACATTGGATTGGTCAGTTATTTGATTCAGATAAAGCCGGTCTACACCAAAATAAGAAATCTCAAAATAACAATAATATGGCAATGTTTAATTACGGCGTTGGCGGAAACGAGGTCAAAGTAGATGCTAACGAAGCTATTCAGCAAATACAGGAGAACAAAACGATGATTGTAAGCCAGCTTACAACAGAAGAATCCTACACTCCTGAAATCGTAACAGGGTTAAAGACCGTGGAAGACGTCTTCAGACACTTTCAGCCTACCGTGGCCGTGCAGCACGAAACGGCAGATGGCAATGTGGTGGAAGAGGAATTCCGTTTTCAGAACCTTGGTGACTTCACTCCCAAAAACCTTACCCAGAAATCAGAGTACCTTCAGCAGCTGAACATGGAAAAGGAGCAGTACAACAAAATTGTGCGCCAGCTTAAAACGAATAAAATCCTTCGTAATATGCTGGAGAATGAGCAGACCCGGGCTGCTTTCGTAGAAGTACTGAAAGAAGTGGCACAAGAACTTGAAAAATAACCTAAAGACAACACAATCATGGATAGTAAATTACAGGCAGCCGAAAGCCAGCAACAGGGCCAACAGCAGCAGCACTCAGGCCAGCAGAAAGGAAACGCGCTTGCGGAACTCAATAAAATAGGCGGATTCGGATTCGTAGAATCTGTAGTGGACGGCATCGCCAACATGAATCCTACCAGGAAGGCCAGAAAAGAAATATTCCTTAACGACAGCAATAAAGCAGACGAAAGAAAGGAGCTGCTTCAGAAAATAAACCTGTGGGTAAGCCTTCTGGAAGGCAATGAATCAGCCGACGCTATGGCTGAAACCTGCAAAAACAAAGCTCATCAGGCAGACCAGAGCCTTAAAAGCAATCTTAAAAATACGCTGGATGCAGTCCGTATGCTGGAAACCAACTACAGGACCGTAGCCCAGTTCTATAAAAATACCGAACTTGATAAAGTAGATAATGTAAGCATCGTTAATGCGAGCATCGATCAGGTTTCTGACCTGGACAACCCGATCTTTATTGATGCCATCGGCGAAGAATTCAAAAATTACTATGATCGTCTGGATCTGAGGGACAATTATTCCATTCTGGCGATCCCTGGCTATCTGGGATCTAACAAAGTCGTTGAGAAATGGGCCAAGATCTGTAACGAGAATAAGGTAATGATGGTGACGGATTTTGCCAACCTTGATAAACCGGATGATGTGGTAGACCTTTTCCATTCGGCTAACCTTACCGGGGGAGAACTGCACAGAAGTAATGTCATCATGACGTGCAACTGGCTCGTAGGCCGCGGAAAGGCAGAAGAAGTGGGAGAGGAGGAAAACGTAGAGCTTCCGCCATCTACTTCCCTTGCAGGAAAAATCCATAAGACCCTGATGTCACAGGTGGCTGCAGGTAAAAAACACGGGAACATCAACGAAGTGGATGCCGTAAAATTTGAGCTGAAGAAAAGCGAAATTTCCCAGCTGGAGAAAATGGGCTTGGTACCGATGGTTAATGAATACGGTAAAATCATGGCATTCTCTGCCAAAACCCTGTTCACGGGAGATAATATCGGGCTTCAGACCTATTCTGTGGTTCGTGTATTCGACTATGTAACCAAAGTACTCCTTGATTTCCTGAACAGGAGAGCCTTTGAAAACTGGAATGCCAGGAACGAGGATGACCTGAGAAGACAGATCGTAACCTTCCTTGACGGGATCAAAGGGCCGGATAAACTGATTGAAAAATTCAAGATCGTGCGTTTCGAGCAGGATAAGGTCAATAAAGACAGAGTATGGCTGGACATCCGTTTAACCCCTTATTTCCCTACCAAAAGTTTCGTTATTAAACTTGACGGACATAAAGGAGATGACGGTAACGAATGGGATGCAGAATACACACAGGATTAACTTACTGATATATACAATTAAAACCGATGCGTGCGTGTCGGTTTTTTCTATCTCATATGAAAATCAGCATCAACAACACGATATTCAGGAATATCCTGCCGGTAGTTATCGCTCTCTTATGCATAGGGTGTGAAAAGGAATACCGCAGGCCGGACCATTACAAAGTAGATCTTTTTGCAGATGAAAGGCAGCAGGGGAAAGCTTATGTCATGAACAGGAATGAATGTTTTGATACCAGCGATATGGTCATCAGTGCATCCGATGTAAAGCTTACAGACAGTTCAAAGGGCAGGGGGAAACCTGTCTATATTTATAAACTGAATAATGGCGAACTCCTCAAAACCACCCGGGATTCTGTTGTGGAGTATCCTTTGCAGTTTCTTTCTCCTCAAAAGCTGAAGCTCAGAAAAGATTCTGTCTATATTTATCTTAAAAAACTGGAAGGCTACAGGTTCCTTGCCAAAGAAAAAGACCTTAAATACCAGTGGCTGAAAGGCGCCCCGGTGTATCCCGTTCAGAAAGATAAATAGCGTATCTTTGTATCTTAATTTAGATTACTTCAGCTGTTGGAACATCAAAACAGAACTTCACAATTTCTTCACATAGGAAACAGGCTGCTCGGCTGGTACCAAAAAAATGCGAGAGACCTTCCTTTCAGACAAACCAAAGACCCTTATAAAATCTGGATCTGCGAAATCGTTTTCCAGCAGACCAGGATCAGCCAGGGCCTGAACCATTACAACAATTTCATCAGCCGTTTTCCGGATGTACAAACCCTTGCAGCGGCAGATGAGAATGAAGTCATGCTCTACTGGAAAGGCCTGGGGTATTATTCACGGGCGATCAACATCCATAAGGCGGCACAGCAGATCATGCATGATTATCAGGGTGTTTTTCCCTCAGAATATGAGGAAATCCTGAAGCTTAAAGGCGTGGGTAAATATACGGCTGCCGCAGTTTCCAGCATTTGCTTTGATGGTAAAATGCCGGCTGTTGACGGAAACTTTTACCGTGTTCTGAGCCGGCTTTTCGCAGATGATTATGATATTTCAGGTTCCGGTGCCTTCGCCTATTTCTCAGAACTGTCAAAGCTTATCATGCCCGATGATGTAGGGGATTTCAACCAGGCGATGATGGATCTGGGTTCGGAAATATGCAAGCCTAAGAATCCGTTGTGCCACAGCTGTCCGGTTAATGATGACTGTCTGGCATATTCACTCGGCAAAGTATCCGCATTTCCTGTAAAGACCAAAAAAGTAAAAACGGAAAACCTTCAGCTCAGGTATTATTTTGTTCACCGGAACGGGCAGTTTCTCATTCAGCAGCGTAAAGATGATTTCATCTGGAAAAAACTCTTCGAATTCCCTCCGGAGATTCCCGAAGAGCTGGAAACCTATATCGTAGGACTACAGGTCATCGGCCATAAGCTTACCCATAAAAACCTGTGCATAGAGATCTATGAAGTTGAAATGACTTCAGATGAAGTATGGGATCAATTAATTGCTGAAAACGGGTATCTTGTCACCGATAAGGAAGCTTCCCATGAAAAATCATTTCCCAAACCTCTTGAAACCTATATTCAAAAGTGGCTGAGAGCCTGAAATTTGTCTTCTTAAATCTGAAATCTAATTTGTACTTTTGCAAAATGATTAAAAATATCATTTTAATTTTCGTTTCGGCACT is part of the Chryseobacterium camelliae genome and encodes:
- a CDS encoding M13 family metallopeptidase, whose translation is MKKLNIGILALCGIVFLNSCGTKATADKSQQSGAIAVVAEPVKEEAKEEGINLSYMDKSVRPQDDFFNYVNGNWVKTTQIPSDKASWGSFNALRENVDDNSLDILNKILSESYSDGSEGKKIQNLYASFMDVDKRNAEGLAPIKGDLAKIDAIKNLNDLQKYLLDATKVGDNSFYGWRVGADMKNSKMNAVYLGGPDLGLGRDYYQKVNEANTKTLAEYQNYVSKLFGVLGYKNSPQAAQNVVDFEKQLANYLLTLEQNRDANLRYNPKNVSELSGLVKNINLAKYLKDAGVNTDRVIVGELKYYQNMDQFLSQKNLPLVKDYLKYHLINGNASNLDNNLEQIRFDFYSKYLQGQKEQRPMNKRGLSLVNGVLGEAFGKLYVEKYFTPEAKAQMETYIDYILKSFKQHINDMDWMSPETKVKAQEKLSKFTVKIAYPDKWKDYSELKVDAPKQGATLYSNLQNVAAWQYQRSLDKVGKPVDKTEWGMTPQTVNAYYSGSNNEIVFPAAILQPPFYNPKADAAVNFGGIGAVIGHEISHGFDDSGSRFDGDGNLNNWWTDADRKNFDAKVGQLAAQYSQYEPVKGSFVNGKFTSGENIGDLGGVAVAYDALQMYLKDHGNPGLISGFNQDQRFFMSWATVWRTKSTDQYMVNQVKTDPHSPGVFRAYGPLVNQDSFIKAFDIKPGDKMYKAPEERIKIW
- a CDS encoding type VI secretion system contractile sheath small subunit, with translation MLQFFFKFKHWIGQLFDSDKAGLHQNKKSQNNNNMAMFNYGVGGNEVKVDANEAIQQIQENKTMIVSQLTTEESYTPEIVTGLKTVEDVFRHFQPTVAVQHETADGNVVEEEFRFQNLGDFTPKNLTQKSEYLQQLNMEKEQYNKIVRQLKTNKILRNMLENEQTRAAFVEVLKEVAQELEK
- a CDS encoding DUF5458 family protein, whose product is MDSKLQAAESQQQGQQQQHSGQQKGNALAELNKIGGFGFVESVVDGIANMNPTRKARKEIFLNDSNKADERKELLQKINLWVSLLEGNESADAMAETCKNKAHQADQSLKSNLKNTLDAVRMLETNYRTVAQFYKNTELDKVDNVSIVNASIDQVSDLDNPIFIDAIGEEFKNYYDRLDLRDNYSILAIPGYLGSNKVVEKWAKICNENKVMMVTDFANLDKPDDVVDLFHSANLTGGELHRSNVIMTCNWLVGRGKAEEVGEEENVELPPSTSLAGKIHKTLMSQVAAGKKHGNINEVDAVKFELKKSEISQLEKMGLVPMVNEYGKIMAFSAKTLFTGDNIGLQTYSVVRVFDYVTKVLLDFLNRRAFENWNARNEDDLRRQIVTFLDGIKGPDKLIEKFKIVRFEQDKVNKDRVWLDIRLTPYFPTKSFVIKLDGHKGDDGNEWDAEYTQD
- the mutY gene encoding A/G-specific adenine glycosylase, translated to MEHQNRTSQFLHIGNRLLGWYQKNARDLPFRQTKDPYKIWICEIVFQQTRISQGLNHYNNFISRFPDVQTLAAADENEVMLYWKGLGYYSRAINIHKAAQQIMHDYQGVFPSEYEEILKLKGVGKYTAAAVSSICFDGKMPAVDGNFYRVLSRLFADDYDISGSGAFAYFSELSKLIMPDDVGDFNQAMMDLGSEICKPKNPLCHSCPVNDDCLAYSLGKVSAFPVKTKKVKTENLQLRYYFVHRNGQFLIQQRKDDFIWKKLFEFPPEIPEELETYIVGLQVIGHKLTHKNLCIEIYEVEMTSDEVWDQLIAENGYLVTDKEASHEKSFPKPLETYIQKWLRA